From Taeniopygia guttata chromosome 3, bTaeGut7.mat, whole genome shotgun sequence:
TGTTAGTAAATAGGAATGACCAAGTTAGATCCCTGTTCTTGGGTGAAAACTGCAAAGGAAGGCTTTGCTGTAAGTTATTCTAACTGTcacttctttttctctgctttcagagGCTGGCAGCAAGAAGCTAAAGAGCACGATACAGAGAAGCACAGAAACAGGAATGGCAGCAGAGATGAGAAGTCGTATGGTTCGACAGCCAAGTCGAGAATCCACTGATGGCAGTATAAATAGTTATAGCTCCGAGGGCAAGTAAGTGTCATTAAAAATATCAATAATGTAGGAGAAGTTTCTAATGTAGTAGTTTATTCCCATTACTTGGGATGTCTAGCTGAAGGGAATGGCTCTGTGTAAAGATTCTTCCTCTTGAAACATTTGAAAAAGGGAACTATTTTAGGTACATAACACAAATTTCATGGAAATTGAAATTGAGACAGAACTTCTTAAGAATTCTTAATTTTCACTGTCACTCAGTGAGGCATTTTGTTCATCAAAAGACAACTAAATTAAGACTGCATtgttcaaaataaaatacagagatACTTTTTATTTGAGATATGTTTGGATTACCTCAGAGTTAAACTTCAGATGTTGAATGTGAATTCCTGTGATATGAAACTCTGTTCAGTAATACTATATACAAAGAAGGTTTAATTTGGAGTTGTTCCAAGTCTCTTATTAAGAGCTGTAAACCCAGAGTCCAGCTGCCCCATCCGCTGAAGTCAGACAGACAGCTGTGGGGAATGGGGGAGCTGTTTCCATTCACTACTGAACAATCTAATATGAAGGAAAGGAGAACAAAGGCAGTTCTGACACAAAAATGTGCAGGAATATTCCAGCATCCTCGCAGTTCTAAGTGGCACTCTACTGCATGTGTCAAGGTGTACGGGTTACTAGGGAATTCTTAGACAATAACTCCCcaaataaaggggaaaatgggggtggGCAAATGCACCTTTATAGacgtggaaaaaaaaaattagagatcTGGACTTCTTTGGCTTCACCTTTTTATATGCTTAGTGTGTTACCACAATTGATACTGCATACTGTATGAGGCACAAAGAGCCAAGACTggtgtggtggtggtggtaaCGATCTGTGTAAAGGTGCTTTCATCATAAGATCTTCTCACCACTCTAATTTTTTTGCAACATTGGggcaggttgcccagagaaactgtgaaTTAGCTCATCATTGAGAGTGTTCACAGCTAGGTTAGATGGGGCACAGGCATCAAAActtgatgatttttaaggtgccttccaacccaaaccattatATAGTTCTGTGATAAGGCTATGAATTTTAAGAgccatgaaagaaaaacaggcTCCATCATGACTAATTCAAAACCAAAGCAGATAAAGATCAGATGGAGAATGAGGGACAAGAGTAAAATATCACAGTGTTTTCCCCATTATGATTCCTTGACTTTTACCCTTTCAACACTCCACCCTGCcatcctccttcccttctctaTGCTGGAGTGGCAATCTATAGGGCACCAGTTACTCACCTTGGTGACAAAGGGCCCAAAAACCTGGATCCTttggggaggagctgggggagccTGTTTCCCTGGTTAGCAGTGGAGAGGAGAGGTGGGAGCCCAGCACCAAGGGTGAGGACATTTTCAGTGGAACAGCTTAATCCTCTGTTCCACCCTCATTGTGTGTAAATAGATTTGGCATGGCTGGGGTAGCCAAGGTCTGGATCTGGAGGTCACAGCAGGCATCTGCAGGAGAGAAAGGTAGAGACATAAATTACTATTTGAGAATCAGCCTTTGAGTAAGGCAGTGAGGAAAGCAAGCTTGAAAAGTGAACAGAGTGCTTGCGCCCCAGGTAAGGTCATGTTCTTTTGCTTGACCTTAACTGGAGTTTAATGAATTAGAAGTAATACACATTAAGATGAATGTGTACTTCCAAAGTCCATTATCATATGTACAGCCATAAGTGTGCTCTCAAGTAAATGTTTTCAATGTTGTTAGTGGCAAAAGGTAAcatattttgggaaaaaaaagccaatgaAACAAGCAAGAAATGTCTCATAGCAGAGGCAAGAGTGAAAGGATAGTGCCACTGGGGAGACAAGCAGATTGTATTTTGGTGTTTTACGGGAGACCATgaaattcttttcttcctccatcTAAAGAagccatattaaaaaaaaaaaattaaaactaaatttctgtgaaaaatctTACCTTTTGGAAAACAGAGTTTTCTAAAGAGAAGTGCTGTACCAAGGGAATGGCATGAAGCTGAATCAGGAGAGATTTAGGCTAGATGTTACAAAAGGTTTTTCTCCCCAGCGAGTGGTCACAACAACAAGcttgacagagttcaagaaaaaagcatttgaacaatgctctcaggcactcggtgaggtttttggggctgtcctgtgcagggccaggagtcggactttgatgatccttgtgggtcccttccatctcagactattctatgattctatgatatttTCTGACCAGCTTCAGTCACAGACGGTCAATAAGTTTAATGCAGGCATAGAAAGAACATTTAGTCTTCAGCAGAGGAATGGATTTTTTCTGTGCAACTACTGGGTTTGCAAAGAACTGTGAATTGAATGGCTGAAGCACACAAGCCTGATGTGCAGGAATCAAAGATCTTAACTCTAGatgcttttggttttatttggaaGTTTGCTATTATTTTTGCAGTCTAATGGGGGAGTTTCATTTGAAGAAGAAGAGGATATAGAGTGGTGGATGGCCTACTGGGGAATACGTTTTCTAGACTTGGTTCAGAGTCTGTTATTTCTCATAATTGTTAGAAGGAAGTCAAAGCTGAGTCTTCCCACCATGGatcattctttctttctctgttttttccttttgttataTTTTGGAGACTgtatatctatttttaaaaaagtggaCACTATGGAATATAAGAAAGCAGCTTGGCAAAGTACATTTTATAGCATCATAAAATAGTTTGAGTTTGAAGGGACCTGTAAAGGTCATATAGTCtaaccccctgccctgggcagggccagcTTCAAAAtgaggttgctcaaagccctgtctaacctggccttgaatgtttccatATACAATGTACTGATGTGTTACAGTTCAGTTTGTATCATGACAGAGAAGTGGGTAGCAACTGCAGATCCAGATTTGTCTGCCAGAATATTTTGGCTGGAGAGTGGCGTTAGCTTTAGCTCTAATCACCACTATTGCTACTACCTGCCAGTTTACCGCTTCATTAAACAGCTGCAGCAATCAGATTAATTTAGTGTATAcatctgttttccctgtttgttCTAACTGATGCAGATGGGGTTTGGATCAATGCAAATCACACACTCACTAATGAAGAATAGGATATGAAATTTCATGAAGCTTTTTATGTTTTCTCATACAAGGTCATTCTTAGTCTATTTACCTATCAAGCTCTTCACTGTTCCTGAAGACCTATTTTATGGACTACTTCGAGTTGATGTGCAGAGTTTCTCTACACTGCTTTGGGGTCCATGGGAAACATCTCATTCCTGACACTGCAGAATGATTTGTAGTTGTGCATCCTGAGCTGCTTGCCTTGTATAGTTGTATTTTTGAGGTAAATTCTGTAGGATAACAGAAATTAATCCTGTTCTTATGCTTAACCAGCTTCTATTTTGTTTCAGCTTAATATTTCCTGGAGTACGGCTGGGCGCTGACAGTCAGTTCAGTGATTTCCTTGATGGACTGGGACCTGCACAGTTAGTAGGACGACAAACACTAgcaacccctgccatgggtaaGAATGATATGTTCTCCTCTGTTAAATGAATAATAGGACAATTAACTAATGCATACACTGCCAGACTACAGCACCAAAAGTACTTTTACCAAGTGTCTTCCTTCAATGTCAACAAGAAGGTCCTATCTGCAGTCACCAGTGTTCCTATCACTGCAGCATCCAAAGTGGGGTGAGAAACTATTTGCTCCATTTGAGGTACTGGCTAATCTTATTTGCAATTTGAAGGTAGGGGTTTTACTTCCCACACAAAATTATTGTGGCTTCTCCAATCATAGCTCACTGCAAAATCTCAGCTGTTCAGAGTTCATATTTACTAGACAGAAATTATATTGGATGTGACAGAGGGTTTCTGGCCAAACTGCACCTTTTCAAGTTTAGTTTGTCTCACTCCAGCAAGTGAAACTTCTGGAAAATTTGCGATGACCAGTAATCAGTCACTGATAAAGCCAGTGCTTTTCATGAGAGACATAAAGTCCTTTTCTACAACAGCTGCTGGGGGCTATCTGTGATCTTCTCTGTTTTCCAAACCAGTCTGTCATTTCCTTTAGCATCATTAGCTGTAGCTTCTTTATGAACAGGATATGAGTTGTGTAAGGAGTAAAAGAGTGCAGGACTGTGCAAGTATCTTTGGACACATTTgggttggagttttttgggCTTATATATGAGCATTTCTTAGACAAGCTTTAGGATGCTAATTGAGGAGTCCTTGATCCACTACTGTAATAATACTTCTCCTTGTGGAAATTATAAATGGCCAATGCTTCAATACAACTGTCTTGGTAAACGAGTAATTCATTTCCCACATTGAGACAGCtctgaaaaagaagagagaaaaagaaaaaaaatttcaaaagacAGTGTTCCCTTCCCAACTCATGGGCAGAAGGAAAACCATACTGAGAATGCTCTGAAGACCCTCTAAGGAAAACTTGCTGTATAAATACAAATAACTGCTACTAAAGCATTCATAAACATCAAACTTATTAAATTAACATTCCTCTtattattttagaagaaaatgtaTTAGTGAGGTTATTTGTCCAATAAGTATCTAAATGGCTGTATTGGCATGTATATAAGTGTCTGTAAGCATGTATATTGGCATGTATATAAGTCtacatttcttctgtttctttattttaatcttGTTTTGCAATTTAAGATTTTTCTGCAGATAACTTGagtacatttatttttactttttttagaACTCCATCTGCTATAGGCTCAAGTTTTGGCCCACTAAAAGCACTTCACCgtgtttttaaacaatttttagAAGATCTGATCTGTAGTATCCTTTCATTAGTGATGATTTGAAGATGTTTGGATTATTGCTCCCCCTTCTGGTTACCTGTtgcatgttttattttggaTATGAGATACAGAGATGTGCTCTTAAAAAGGCTTGTTGGAATTTTCCTCTGAACTATTTTTAGTGCAAACCATGACTGTTTTTATTCAAGCAAAGTttaattgataaaaaaaaaaatctttgttgcTGTTCTTTCATACCTCACATACCAAAGTATAAACACTGCTTTAATATGCTGTTAGAGAAACATGTGAAAATCCCATGCccaattaatttcaaaatgctgTTTCTCTAAATCCAGACTCCAAATTCTATAGTTCAGGAGCAGCTATTTGTGAATTTTATTTAGACAATCAGAGCTTACATATCAAAGATATATGTATTCACGTATTTCATGGATGAAGTTAATTTATCTGCTCAAGTGTCATGTAGCTACTCATGTCATACTGtgcattttttattctaaatagCCTATTTTAATCTATTATaatctaaattaatttctcagcTGATTCCATGATAGATGAAAGCATAGAGATACAATATTTTGAGCATCAGTATTTAGTTTATTGCCCTTGTATTTTATTGATCTAGATCAGAACAGTGATTAGTCTCAGAGTAAGCAGCTTCctttttctgcaggaaatgtCATTTGTCAAAACTTAGGCAAGGAAACAAGTTTGACTGTTTAGAAATTAAAGCagtatcttttttttaacatgttgTGACATTTTAGTCCCACCAAATGCATTCCCCAAAAATGTGTATGGAATAttgataaaaatggaaaaattgtcACCTGTGTGCTTGGTGAAgacttttgaagaaaaaatacctCTTTTTAGCTGGTATGAACTGTAAACCAAGAGAGGGAATCATACCCcctaaatatatattatttagtCCTTGTTTAAGGATGGAGAAGCTAAAGAGATCATCAGGAGAGATAACAAGTGCAGTAATACAGAAGAATAATACAAAACtagtctttctttttctcacttttataCCTTATCTCCTGTGCTGTAATGCTTCTCTAAAATGTGGgcttcttcttctccctctcaGGTGATATCCAGATTGGAATGGTGGATAAAAAAGGCCAGTTAGAAGTAGAAGTCATTAGAGCCCGTGGCCTCACACAAAAACCTGGCTCCAAATCTACCCCAGGTATGGAAAAAACTGTACACAATAATGCTTCAAGAAGGGAGCAGCTTGTGCTAGTGCTACTGTCAGTGTCAATCATGtacataatatatattattataatattacTATGTATATTGTAATAATACTGTATCATTTTATAAGGACATTTGTTGAAGCTCTAGTGATTTATAGAAACAATTATTAGAGGAGATTTCGAATCAATACCCCACCCACTGCTTATTGTAACACCTGGAACAGTtcttttaaataacatttagtGAAAATGGTACTTTGCAATCTCTTTAGGAGCTAAAGTTCAAAGAGCAATTCGTGTCTGTGATTGGAGTGACAGAGTCTTAAAGGTTCCTTTTGCTTTGAACTACCTCTGACCCCTAAGCATTCATAGAGAATCAAGAATAGTTGTCAGTGACAGCTAACtcctagaaaaagaaaatgttttttaaattactgacTTGAAGTGTTGTTAGTAACATCTTAGGTCATTACATTGAAAGTttataaaaatcaaattgaTTTCTTGTGGTCTGTGTTATCTTTTTTATGAATATAATTGTATTCAGATTATGCAATtgcaaagataaaataaaaataacatgtCATTTTCTTTCTACTCTGCTTCCTTTTAAGGCATTTGTCCTCCATTTCAGGTGTGCACTGTAAGTCCAAACATAACATTCTTGATGTTCTGTTTGCAGCTCCGTATGTTAAAGTGTATTTACTGGAAAATGGAGCATGTATAGCTAAGAAGAAGACAAGAATTGCAAGGAAGACACTTGATCCTCTGTACCAACAGACACTGGTTTTTGAGGAAAGTCCACAGGGTAAAGTCCTTCAGGTCAGTTTCTTCTTAATCCTATTTTAGGCTGTCATTTGGGGAATCGCTTGCATTTTTACTTAAATTGTATGTGTAATTCCATTCTAACTCataagcatttaattttataaataccATTATGGACATCCTTGTAGCTTGTGGTTTCAGACTTGAAAAATGTCTTATtgcattaaacatttattttttgttgacTCTTGTTCCTGTCCTGCCATGAGGTTTTCCCATGAAAGGGAAGCAGTCATTCACTCTTGAGAAGAACATTTGCCTTATAATAGCAAGAGCAAACATACATAAGCACAGGTTTAAGTATATAACCCTCTATAAGCGTGGATTTGGGGACAATCATGAACCTTAATTTTATGTTCTTCCAGGTAATAGTCTGGGGAGACTACGGCCGAATGGACCACAAATGCTTCATGGGAGTTGCCCAGATCCTTCTGGAGGAACTGGATCTGTCCAGCGTGGTAATAGGCTGGTATAAATTATTTCCACCTTCATCGCTAGTGGATCCAACATTGACTCCCCTGACACGTAGGGCTTCCCAGTCATCTCTGGAAAGTTCAACTGGGCCTCCCTGCATTAGATCATAGTAGCAGGTGCTGTCTATTCAAAAACATCACCCAGGATAACAATTGGAACCAGATATTCACACCGTCAGGAAACACTGTTGGAGAGAGACAATCACTTCTGTTTTTGCTTGTAGTAGTTATCTAAACAAATGTCTGTCTGTTGAGAGATGGCTTAAATTGACAGAACAAAGGTATATCACATACAGCTAATCTATTAGCAGCTATCACTGATGCTtataatgattaaaaaaaaaaaaaaaaaagagaaaagaaaggaaaaagaaaaaagagagagacatTTAAATTCGACCTAAGTCAAAGATGACCCAAACTGGAAGCTCTCACTCTGTTAACAATGttgttttttcacattttgagAGAGCCCTCAAGCAATGTTACCTTCCTGGTGTTTCAACAGTTTTTCTGTACTTGTCACTTCCACTAGTTTTTTTGCCACGTGATTCTGATAGTTTTGTAGAAGTCCTCACAATGCTAACAGAGacccttcctttcttcttctaaaccaaacaaaaaagggCTGAAGCATATCTCTGTAAGCATCGTTAAAGTGTTCAGCAGCCACAATTACAATTCCAGTGAGTTCAAATTGTTCCTCAGTTCTGCTACTTACAAGTCTTTCACGTGGGAACCCAGAATAAATGACCAATCTAAGttatattcttaaaaataaaaatcatcacAGTGCCactttttatttgtaaaaagcAGATATGTttgcattatatatatatatatataaaataatttttcgGTTTATGATGTTTTGCATGGAAGAATTTTGAAGAATTCTGCAACTACTGCTGGGGACTGGTATAAAGCAGCTTTAGTCTTAATTTTGACATTGAATATGTTACTGGTAATGCAATTTTCCTCCTAGAATTGGAGAGGAAATACTTATGTTTCTGTGTATAAATGTATATTTGACTTCCCAAAATGTTGACCAGGAATGAATTGAGCATATGACACTTTCAGCTGTACCCAGGCTTCTCTGATGTGTGTCA
This genomic window contains:
- the RIMS1 gene encoding regulating synaptic membrane exocytosis protein 1 isoform X41, giving the protein MQGRRMGTSGRITKSTSVSGEMYKLEHIDGSQSDTAVGMVGTGGKKRRSSFSAKVVAIVSRRSRSTSQLSQTEAGSKKLKSTIQRSTETGMAAEMRSRMVRQPSRESTDGSINSYSSEGNLIFPGVRLGADSQFSDFLDGLGPAQLVGRQTLATPAMGDIQIGMVDKKGQLEVEVIRARGLTQKPGSKSTPAPYVKVYLLENGACIAKKKTRIARKTLDPLYQQTLVFEESPQGKVLQVIVWGDYGRMDHKCFMGVAQILLEELDLSSVVIGWYKLFPPSSLVDPTLTPLTRRASQSSLESSTGPPCIRS
- the RIMS1 gene encoding regulating synaptic membrane exocytosis protein 1 isoform X40, producing the protein MPLSRFGLQWIFFCLKQWTLCRKTRLSLTASLVVEERTRQMKMKVHRYNQTSGSGSSQEHEREQYTKYNIQTDQYRSCDNVSAKSSDSDVSDVSAISRTSSASRLSSTSFMSEQSERPRGRISTFTPKMQGRRMGTSGRITKSTSVSGEMYKLEHIDGSQSDTAVGMVGTGGKKRRSSFSAKVVAIVSRRSRSTSQLSQTEAGSKKLKSTIQRSTETGMAAEMRSRMVRQPSRESTDGSINSYSSEGNLIFPGVRLGADSQFSDFLDGLGPAQLVGRQTLATPAMGDIQIGMVDKKGQLEVEVIRARGLTQKPGSKSTPAPYVKVYLLENGACIAKKKTRIARKTLDPLYQQTLVFEESPQGKVLQVIVWGDYGRMDHKCFMGVAQILLEELDLSSVVIGWYKLFPPSSLVDPTLTPLTRRASQSSLESSTGPPCIRS
- the RIMS1 gene encoding regulating synaptic membrane exocytosis protein 1 isoform X42 yields the protein MAAEMRSRMVRQPSRESTDGSINSYSSEGNLIFPGVRLGADSQFSDFLDGLGPAQLVGRQTLATPAMGDIQIGMVDKKGQLEVEVIRARGLTQKPGSKSTPAPYVKVYLLENGACIAKKKTRIARKTLDPLYQQTLVFEESPQGKVLQVIVWGDYGRMDHKCFMGVAQILLEELDLSSVVIGWYKLFPPSSLVDPTLTPLTRRASQSSLESSTGPPCIRS